In Chloroflexota bacterium, the DNA window TCCACCCCGGTGATTTGCGCGCTGAGTTTCAATCCGTTATCCAGTTCAACAATCCCAGAGCAGTAGGGGTTATCGCGCCCGTAACCGGCTTCGATCATGGCGGTGGGGGCGATGTGTACAACCGTAAACGCAGCCAACTTGCCACGGGTGGGCATCTCGCGCCATTCCATTTGCGCGCCAAAACACTGCGGGCACATCGGACGCGGCGGTAAAAAACTGGCATCGCAAGCAGGGCAGTGGGAAGCCATCAACTTGCCCTCGCCGAGCTGTTGCTGGTAGGTTGTTTGGGTAAATTTCTCTGTTGACATGGTGAATTATCTCCGTTCGTAGATGTGTACCACGCAGGTTTGGCCGGTACCCCCAACATTATGCGTCAACCCCAGGCGTGGATTGCCCGCTACCTGACGCTCACCGGCGACGCCGCGCAGTTGCTTCCAGATTTCAACCGCCTGTCCCGCGCCCGAAGTTCCTACCGGGTGGCCTTTGGATTTTAGCCCGCCGGAAGTATTGATTGGTCTGGAACCGGTGCGGGCAGTTGCGCCGTTTTCGGCGGCTTTATAGCCTTCACCCGGCGCAAAGAAGCCTAAATCTTCAGTGGCGATAATTTCGGCAATCGTGAAGCAGTCATGCACTTCGGCCACCTGAATGTCCTGAGGGCTTACTCCCGCCATTTCGTAGGCTTCTTGCCCCGCCAGTCGCGCCGCCTTGATAGAAGTCAGTACTTGGCGATCGTGCAGCGCCACATCGCTGGCTTGCCCGGAGCCGATAATATACAGTGGATCATCGGAGAATTGTTTGGCGATTTCATCACTCACCAGCAACAAAGCTACCGCGCCATCCGAGATGGGTGAGCAGTCAAACAGGCGCATCGGCCAGGCGATAATCGGATTGGCGCGATTGTCGTGCAAAAATTCCATCTCGTCGGCCCAGGTTGGCAACGGTCGGCCTTTGGCCTTTGCGCCAGCAATTTTGCCTTCCATCACCTGACGGATAGTGCTGCCAAATTGCGCCTTTTCGTTGAGCGCGCCGTTGGTGTGATTTTTGATGCCCACGCGCATAAAACTCTCCGGGGTTGCGCCGTATTGGTGCATGTAGGAGGTTCCCATCGCCGCATAAAAGCCTGGGAAGGTGAATCCCGCCGGAATTTCGTAGAGCATATCGCTGGCGGTTGCCAGGGTGTCGGTGACCTCGGAAGTGGGCAGATCGCTCATTTTTTCGATGCCGCCGACCAGCACAATATCATACAGCCCTGAGGCGATGGCGATAATACCTTGCCGCAGCGCAACACCGCTACTGGCGCAGGCATCTTCCACGCGGGTCGCTGGACGCGGGGCAAGTCCAACCCAGTCGGCCATAATTGGCGCGGTGTGTCCCTGATGTTCGAACAGGTCGCTGCTGTAATTGCCAATATACAGGGCTTCGATATTTTTGGGGTCAATGCCCTTATCGACCGTGCCGAGCATTTCTTGAAAGGCTTCTACAAACAAATCGCGCGTTGCAAGTCCGGGGAAAGCGCCAAACTTGCTCATCCCCGCACCGACCAGTGCCACGCCGCGACTGAGTTTTTTCTTGTTCATGTGACTAATCTCCTCAAAATGGAATTTGGTTGTCTCCCTGCAAAGCATTGGTGGCATCCGGCCGAGCCAATACTTACCGCAGAGAGCGCAGAGACCGCTGAGAGAAGCCAGAAAAAGATCGGAAACTCTGCGTACTCAGCGGTGAAATTTTGCCCGTTTATTCGTGTCCTATGAATTTTTCGCGTAGTTCGCGCTTCAAAATCTTGCCCATGCCCGAAAGCGGCAGCGCCTCCATAATCGTCACGCGCTTTGGAACTTTATAACGCGCCAGATGCGAGCGCATGTGTTCCATCAAAATCTCTTCCGAGGCATCCGCACCCGGTTTGAGCACCACACAGGCCAGACCGACTTCGCCCCATTTTTCATCGGGCAAACCAACCACGGCACACATGTGAACCGCCGGGTGTGTGTAGAGCACGTTTTCGATTTCCACGGGATAGACGTTCTCCCCGCCGGAGATGAACATATCTTTTTTGCGATCGCGGACGTAGAAGTACCATTCGTCATCATATTCGACGATATCCCCGGTGTGGAACCAGCCATCATCATCGAGCACGGCGGACGAGGCCTCGGGGTTGTTCCAATACCCGGAGAATCCCGAAGGCCCGCGCAGAATCAACTCTCCGGGTTGGTTTGGCCCCAGGGGTTGATTGTGTTCATCGACGATGCGCACATCCACGAAATAATTCGGGCGGCCAATGCTACCCGCCTTTCGAATAGCATCCTCCGGGGGTAGGGCAAACAACCCCGGGCCGAATTCCGTCATGCCAAAGCCTTGCTTGAAGCGGATACCTTTCTCGCGGGTGTATTGCTCCACCAGGGGTACAGGTAACGGCGCGCCGCCGCTGGTGCAGAATCGCAAACTGCTCATATCGGCAGAATCCCAGTTGGGCGCCTGAGTCAGCCCTTGATACATGGTCGGCACGCCCGCAAAAACGGTGACTTGCTCGCGCTCGATCAGATTCAGCACCTGTTCGGGGTCGAAGATGCGCGTCAAAATAGTGGTATTGCCAAAGACGATCTGCGAAGAGACGTAGGCAAACAGCCCCCCGGCGTGAAAGAGCGGGAAGACACACAGATAGGTGTCGTCGTGTGCCAGATCGTGGATGACGGTGTTGAGTACGTTCCAGGCGACCTGGCGATGGCTGATCTGCGCGCCTTTGGGCAGGCCGGTGGTGCCGCCAGTAAAGAGCAGGCAGGCAATATCTTCTTTGGTGACGCGGTCGTTGCTCACCGGGGTATCGGGCGCGCTTTGCAGGGTGCTCTCAAAATGCAGGCTGTTGGCGATGCCCTGGCCTTCGATGTGCAGATAGCAGGGGATACGATAGCCGGTGGCGTGGATGGCTTTTTCGATTTCGCGCACACTGTCGATGAAATCATCGGAGTAGATCAGCACTTTGGGCTGCGTATCTTCGATCAGGGCAACAATTTCGCGCCAATGCAAACGCCAGTTGAGCGCCGTGTGGATAGCCCCAAGCTTGCCGCAGGCATAGAACGAATCGAGATGTTCAATGCCATCGCGCGCCAGAATGGCTACCCGATCGCGAAAGCCAACTTTTGCGGTGGCGCTCAGCCAGTTTGCCAGCCGGTTAACGCGCCGGTTCCATTGTTTGAAGGTCAGCCGCAGTTCGGGGGCTTTGCCAGCATCAATAATCGCCAGCGTGTCCGGGGAATAAATTTCTCGTCGTCCAAGATAATCGCCGATATACATGGGAACCTCCGATTGGTGGGAAGTATGAAGTAGGAAGTGGAAAGCAACTTCTCACTTTATTTCGGTAAACTGTTAATGAGCGCATAAATCATACGCCTGAGTTCGAGAATTTGAGTTTCAATTTCCGCGCCATCTTCTTTTTCCAAATAGCCTAATTCTTGAGCAATCACAATTTGAGTGTCTACTTCGGAAAGGGAAGCTTGAGCGATGAAAAGAAAACGTCGAAAATCGGGGGTTGAATTTCGCGTTTGGCCTTCTGCGATATTCGATGGAACAGAAACGGCAGACCGTTGAATCTGACTTGTCAGGCCATATAGCTCATGCTTTGGAAAAGCACTTGCCACCAAATACACATTTTTGACAAGCTCAATTCCCTTTTGCCAGACTTTCAATTTTCGGTAATTCAGAACTTTTTCGCTCACCTATCACATCTCACTTTCTACTTCCCACTTCCTACTTCAACCTTTATCGACTTCGCCTGTAAAAACGCCTTCACCACCGGCCAGAAAATATCCGGGCGTTCCATATAGGTCATGTGGCCGCAATCCGGGATCATAATCTGGCGGCTGTTGGGCAGAATATCGACCATTTTAGTCTGCTGCCAGGGCGGGATGGCGCGGTCTTGCTCGCCGGTGAGAATCAGCGTGGGGGTTTGCACGTTGCGGTAGGCATTCGGGTTGGCATTGATATTCTCAAAATAAGGGTTCTGGGCCTCGGTCAGGCGCACCAGACAATATTTTTTGTCTTTATAGCGGTCGTAAAATTTATAGCGTCCGGCATCCATCGCAGCTCCGTAAATTTTGCGCGAGATATTTTCGCCAAAAGTTTTTTCGTACAGATATTGCGTGTAAATATCGAAGACTTCGTCTGTGGAATGGTAGAAGCGCAGCGATATATCCTGATACATCTGGAAGAGCGTCTCGCGGGTGAGCAAAATGCCGGAGAGAATCAGCGTGTGCAGGCGATCCTGGTGCAGGCGGCCCAACTCGGCCCCGATGAAGCCGCCATACGAGACTCCGATGGGGTGGATTTTATCGACCCCGGCGGCATCCATCACATCGATGAGATAGTCGGCAAATTTTGAGATGAAATAGGGTTCATCTTCCTGCGAAGATTGCCCTTGCCCAAAATAATCATAGAGCAAAATATCATATTCCGGGTGTAAGAAAGGCACGGTACGATACCACGATTTGGTGAGCATCGCCAAACCGTTGAGAAAGACGACAACTTCCTTGTCGCCGTTGCCAAAATACTCCCAGTAAATCTGGCGTGTGCCGTTTTCCACTTCGACGAATCCGCTGCGAGTAGGGGTGAGTTTGTCATTTTCAGCCATAGCTTATCCTGTCGTCCATTGCCATACCGATGCCGCCATACTGATCCCGCCGCCGCTGGCGCAGAAGAGAATCTTCTCACCGGGTTTCGGGCCGCGCCCTTGCTCGATGGCATCATCCAGCGCCATAATTACGCACGGCGAGCCGGTATAGCCCCATTTGTGCATCACCCAGTGCGTTTTTTCGATGGGCTGGCCGAGCAAATCGATCATATATTCGATGGTGCGCAAATTGAGCTGTGTAAACAAATAAAGATCGATATCATCGAAGGAGAGACCAACTTTATCGAGCGCGCCTTGCATCAACTTTGGCCAATATTCGGTGTTGAAGGTCTTGGGGAATTTTTTGACGAATTCGACGACGGGTTTTCCATGCTCGGCGATATTCTCCGCGGTGGCGGGATGGGAGGCGCCCCCACAGTAGATGCCCAAAGCGTCGTGATATTCGCCCTTGGCGAGCAGGTTGCTTGCCAGAAACCCGGGAGAGTCACCAACCCCCAGCAGGGTCGCCCCAGCCCCATCCGCAAAGAGATTGGCGGTCTTTTTATCCGACTGATTGATATAGCGGCTCATCCCGTAGCCCCCGGCCACCAGCACATAGCGGAAACTCTCCTCCGTGGCGAGATAGCGCGCCCCCTGATCGAGGGCTGTCACCCATCCGGCGCAGGCGCTATTGACATCGTAGCAGCCGGCATTTTCGGCGCCAAGTTTGTGCTGCACGACAATTGATGTGCTGGGAGAGAGATAATCGGGGGTGTCGGTGGAGACAATAATCAGGTCGATTTCTGCGGGGGAAACGCCTACTTTTTGCAGGGCTTTGCGGCTGGCCTCGACGATTAAATCCGAGGTGGTTTGCTCTGGGGACATCCAGCGGCGTTCAACGATGCCGACATTATCAAGCAGCCATTGACTGGTCGACTCGCCGAGCATCTGGTCAATTTCGGCATTGGTGACAATGCGTTCGGGCACATAGCTGCCCGTGGAGAGAATTTGTGCGTATCGAGTCATAGTAATTATTTAGACACGAGGGGTTTCGCAAACTCCTCGTGTCTAATCCAGGTTTTAGGTTCCGACAACAATGCCGCCATCCACGCGCAGGGTGACGCCAGAGATAAAGGCAGCTTCATCGGATGCCAGGAAGAGGAAGGCGTTGGCGATATCGACGGGTTCGCCCATGCGCCGCATGGGGGTTTTGGCGATCATGCCGTCGAGCACTTTTTCGGGCATTTGCTTGACCATTTCGGTGAGCGTGAAGCCCGGCGCGACGGCGTTGACGCGGATTTGATGGCGGCCTAATTCACGCGCCCAAACTTTGGTCATGCCGATCACCCCGGCTTTGGATGCCACGTAGTTGGTCTGGCCAAAGTTACCATCCAACCCGACGATGGAGGTGGTGTTGAGGATTGCCCCGCCGCCTTGCCTAATCATGTAGGGCGCTACGGCCTGGGCGCAATTGAAGACGCCCTTAAGATTGACATCAATCACCAAGTCAAAATTGACTTCGGGCATCTGGCTGATGAGTTCGCCGTCCTTGACCTTGACGAACAGGCCATCGCGCAACACGCCGGCATTGTTGATGATGACATCGATGCGGCCATACTTCTCGGCGACAGCATCCACCCATTTTTGCACATCCTGCCGGTCGGCCACATCCACTTTGTAGAAATCCGCCCCGAGTTCAGCCGCCGTTTTTCGACCGGCATCCTTTACGAGATCTGCAATGATAACTTTTGCCCCTTCTTCAGCAAAACGCTTGGCAGTCGCTTTGCCAATTCCGGCAGCCCCTCCGGTGATCAGACATACTTTGTTTTTTAGGCGCATACTTATCTCCTTAAAAGTAATCTATTTGATTGATGGGAACGTATTGTTGGATGAAATCTTCGGCTTCATCCCAACATTTAAATACAAGCTCTTCGTCGCTCTGTATATGGCGGATCGCTCCCCGATAGGTGAGGGGTTCTGCATCTGCCTCAGGTTGCTCTTGAACGAAGCGAAGAATGAATGAAACAATATTGGTTTTCGGTGCATCTTCCATAGGGTTTGCTCACAGAATGGTTCTAGGTTTTGCGATTGAGATGGTATCGTGAGTAACTTGTATTCAAGATAACAAAGCAGCGTAACGCAGTAGTTACAAATTGATAATGAAAAACCCTTTGCCAAGCAAGATCGCAAAGGGTCAACGAGGTCAGCACGATGTGATTATTCGTTACCGGTCAGACGGCGGTAGAGTTCCTCCGTTTCTGGGGCGGGGCGAACATCGAGTTCGTTGTTCAGGGTATCCAGGCAGCGTTGATAGGTGCGGGCGACCTGGCCGTGATCGCCAAGTTTATCGTAGGCTAGCATCAAATAGCGGTAGGCGCGTTCCCAGCAGTTATCGTAACTCAAAATCTGTTGGCATAACTCGATGGTTTCCTCAAGCTTATTTTCTTTGAGACTTAACTCGCAGTACTGATCGGCTGTTCGTAGATATAAAACCGATAGCTGTTCTCTCTCTGCCGCGGCCCAGGTTTCATAGCGAGCATTCGGCAAATATTCGCCCTGGTAAAGTCCAAGCGCAACTGTCATTAGCGTCATGGCCTGTTGGGGATTTTGAGATAGATTTTTTTCAGCCTGGTGGATTTTTTGCACAAATTGAGCAGCATCTAACCATAGATCAGCTTCTGGGCGCAAAGTATACGATGTGCCCTCGCGCACGATATAGGTTGATTCACTCCCCGGTTTTCTGTGGGGTTCGAGAACATTGTATAAGGTGTTGAGCGCAACCTTGAAGTTGCGTTGGGATGTTTCTGGATCCATCCCCGGCCAGAGATATTCGCATAGCTGATCGCGGTTTAGGGGATTCTGGCGGTACGTGAGCAAAATCTGGAAGAGTTGGCGCGTTTTTTCGCGCCGCCAACCGTTGTGCGGAATTTCCTGCTCTCCGCGCCAGGCTTGAAATGCCCCCAGTGTGTGTACTCTTAGTTGGTAGCCAGGATGACTTTTGATCTCGCCTAACCCCAGGGCGCTGAGTAAATTTTTGGGATATGTACCCTCCCAACCATGCTCGCGTGCCAAAATGAGCAATGGTACTGCTAATCGTTCATTGGGCAGGCCAAGCAGGGTTGGGCGCGTAAAGAGATAATCATACGTGTGTTGGCGGCAGGTTGCCAGTAAATCGGGCAGGGTTTGCGAGAGGCGTTCCATATCATTTTGACGATACCAACCCAAACATAACCATAATCGGGCGGCGTTGGTTCCAAATGGGTCGCTGCACTCGCGGAAACCGCGCACGGCCTGCCCCAACCAATCTGCGGCTTCTTCGTATAGTTCGGCGAGGGTTAGATTGGCGCCCATCGTCAACCGCGCCAGGGAGGCATTCCACTCATCCCCGGCTAGATTGGCGAGTTCAATGCCTTCTTGGGCGACCTTCCTCGCCTCGATTAAATTATCCTGATACCCATACGTCCGGCAAAGCCCCCAGTAAGCTTCCACTCGTAAACGTGGGATGGCTAAGGTTCGGCTAATTTCAATGGCTTTTTCGAATTGCTCTCTGGATTGTGCATATTCCTTGGTTTCAGAGAGCAGCATTAAAGCATGGCCTAAGCGCATATGCCCGACTGCGGTTACAAAGGGAGAATTAAACTCTTCGCCGCGCTGAATGCCCTCAAGGGCAGATCGATAAGCCTTTTGGGCATCCCCTTGCATGGCATAAATAATGGATAGCAGGAGTTGGGTTTCGCGATGGGCGCGGGGCGTATGAACAGGGTCTTGTTGCTCCGATTCAGCCAGCTTTTCTAATTGTTTTTTGGCTTCAGCGAGGCGACCGGTGCGCAAAAGAACCCGGATGCGTAATTGTGAATCGGCTGGGCCTTCTCGCACGAGCGCTTCTGCTTGCTGGTGCAATTTTTCTGCATCCTCAACTTTTCCTGCGTTGAGCTTATTCTCGGCGAGCAATTGATATAGCCGAGCCTGTGACTCGCGGTCCGCGGTACCATCGCTGATTCTCAGCGCTTGTTGCAAGAGTTCTTCGGCGCGGCTGGGGCTGACCGTATCTAAATAAACGCGTGCCTGACCGCGCAGCGATCTGCCGAGGCCATCTGTGAGGCCGCGTTCCATGCAGAGGGTTTCAGCTTGTTGATACCATCCAAGCGCCTCTTGGAAGCGGCTGTGCAAACGTGCCAGATCGCCAAGGTAGGAAAGCAAAGCAGGATGTTGGTGGAGGGTTTCTGGAGACAGATTGTCGAGATAGGCAGCCAGGGTATCGAGGCGTCCCGTGGCTAATAAACGAGCGCCAAATGAGTTGAGTAGATTTGCAGCCTGGTTCTCATCTTTGGCAAGAAATAGATGATAAATGGCTGTGTCGAAGTCAGTATGTTTTTGGCAGTAGTGCGCCGCGCGTTGATGCCAAACCTGGCGTTGCTTTACATCCGTTTGTCCGCGTAGGTAGCGATGGAAGATATGATGGAAGCGCAGACCCTCTTCGCCAAGATCGACGATAAATAGTTCTTGCCGCCGCAGGTAATCCAGAAGCGCCTCGCTATCTGAAGCATCGCGCAACGCATCGCAGGCGTTGGGGGTCATCACGCGCAGAGTTGCAGATATGCGCAAGAATTCCTGAATATCTTCGGGTTGCCGCTGCATGACTTCCTGGGTGAGTACTTCAAAAAGGCTGCCAAGCGATTTTCCGCCGCGGTTCATCACTTCATCAATAGAAGCCACCGCGCCACTGCGCAAGCTTTGCCAGGCCAGTTGCAGGGCAATCGCCCATCCTTCGGTCAGTTGTGTCAGACTATCAACTTCAGATTCTGTCAGCTGATATTCATATTGCTGTGCGAACAAGACGGAAATTTCTTCCCGATTGAATTTTAGCGTATTGTGATCGATTGAGAGTACATCGCCGCGCACCTGCCAGCGCGATAAGTTGGGGAGTTGTACCGGCAGGCGCGACGAAAGCAATACTCTCAAATCGGAGGGCGCCAGGCCGATTAGCCGATCTAGCGCATGGGCGATTTCCGGGATATCGGCTACGAGATGAATATCGTCTAATACCAGAATCGTCGGTTCGGTAAGGCTGCTGCTGAGCGCATTCAGATATTGGTGGATGATTTCTACGATCGGTAGCGGGTCCTGGATATTATCCCAGCCTTCGATGAGCGGGATGGGGAGGTTGTCGATATGTGGTAAAGCTAATTGGGTGGCATGGAGTAGATGGAGTAGAAAGACAAATAAATCGTTGTCGTCTTCGGTGATTTGATACCAGATGATTGGCCTATCGCCCTGGGCCAAAGATGTGAGAGCTGTGCTTTTCCCGTACCCGGCGCTGGCATGGAGTAATGTCAGGCGATAGTGAATAGCTTCATCCAACGCGAGTGCCACTCGCTGACGATAGAGATCGCGCACCGATGGGGTGGGAGGCGTTATCTTTGTTCGGATGACTTGAGGAATTAGCATAGAAAGGTTTATATCTGAAACTTGTGAAAGAGATAGGTGAATTATAACGGAAGATAGATTTCCAAGGAAAACCATTCAGCGAGCGAGGCCGCTTTTAGTGGTAAGATCACCTTGATACTTTTTTATCTGTGAGTATAACGATGATGAAATTACAACCACACAGCCGACTATTATTTATTGGCGATTCAATTACCGATTGCGGGCGAAGATTTCCCGTTGGCGAAGGCGCGTTTGACCAGGCGCTTGGTGACGGCTTTGTCAGCCTGGTGGATGCCGCCCTCACCGCCGTGTATCCGGACTACGCCATTCACACCATCAATATGGGCATTTCTGGCAATACGATCCGCGACCTGAAAGCGCGTTGGCAAACCGATGTGCTTGATCTGCAACCCGATTGGTTGGTCATTAAAATCGGGATTAATGATGTCTGGCAGCATCTCAGCCAGACCTTTTGGTCGGGGCAGAATATCTCGCTGGCTGAGTACGCACAAACTCTCGATCAACTTGTTCTACAGACACGTTCTCGCCTGCGCGGCCTGATCGTGATGACACCTTACTTTCTGGATCTCGACCACCAGGAACCAATGCGGGTGATGATGGATCGATTTGGGGCCGCGGCAAAAGAAGTTGCGGCGCGTCATCAGGCGTTGCTGGCAGATACCCAGGCTGCTTTTGATGTTGCACTACAATCGATGGATCCCATGCAACTGGCAATGGATCATGTGCATCCCAATCTGGTCGGTCATATGATTTTGGCGCGCGCTTTTTTGAGGGAAATCAAATTCGCATGGGAGCGCTGACCCTCCAATCGGAGTATCTACTCAGCCTCGATCTGAAAGAGGCCGAAAAAAGGGGTGTGCATGGAGTGCGAAGCACCCCATGCACACCCCTTTTTTCGGAATTCTCTCTGCGAAGGCG includes these proteins:
- a CDS encoding Zn-ribbon domain-containing OB-fold protein is translated as MSTEKFTQTTYQQQLGEGKLMASHCPACDASFLPPRPMCPQCFGAQMEWREMPTRGKLAAFTVVHIAPTAMIEAGYGRDNPYCSGIVELDNGLKLSAQITGVDVSQPELIQIGSAVQAEFLQREAETFLAFEVIA
- a CDS encoding long-chain fatty acid--CoA ligase, whose product is MYIGDYLGRREIYSPDTLAIIDAGKAPELRLTFKQWNRRVNRLANWLSATAKVGFRDRVAILARDGIEHLDSFYACGKLGAIHTALNWRLHWREIVALIEDTQPKVLIYSDDFIDSVREIEKAIHATGYRIPCYLHIEGQGIANSLHFESTLQSAPDTPVSNDRVTKEDIACLLFTGGTTGLPKGAQISHRQVAWNVLNTVIHDLAHDDTYLCVFPLFHAGGLFAYVSSQIVFGNTTILTRIFDPEQVLNLIEREQVTVFAGVPTMYQGLTQAPNWDSADMSSLRFCTSGGAPLPVPLVEQYTREKGIRFKQGFGMTEFGPGLFALPPEDAIRKAGSIGRPNYFVDVRIVDEHNQPLGPNQPGELILRGPSGFSGYWNNPEASSAVLDDDGWFHTGDIVEYDDEWYFYVRDRKKDMFISGGENVYPVEIENVLYTHPAVHMCAVVGLPDEKWGEVGLACVVLKPGADASEEILMEHMRSHLARYKVPKRVTIMEALPLSGMGKILKRELREKFIGHE
- a CDS encoding four helix bundle protein, whose product is MKVWQKGIELVKNVYLVASAFPKHELYGLTSQIQRSAVSVPSNIAEGQTRNSTPDFRRFLFIAQASLSEVDTQIVIAQELGYLEKEDGAEIETQILELRRMIYALINSLPK
- a CDS encoding alpha/beta hydrolase, encoding MAENDKLTPTRSGFVEVENGTRQIYWEYFGNGDKEVVVFLNGLAMLTKSWYRTVPFLHPEYDILLYDYFGQGQSSQEDEPYFISKFADYLIDVMDAAGVDKIHPIGVSYGGFIGAELGRLHQDRLHTLILSGILLTRETLFQMYQDISLRFYHSTDEVFDIYTQYLYEKTFGENISRKIYGAAMDAGRYKFYDRYKDKKYCLVRLTEAQNPYFENINANPNAYRNVQTPTLILTGEQDRAIPPWQQTKMVDILPNSRQIMIPDCGHMTYMERPDIFWPVVKAFLQAKSIKVEVGSGK
- a CDS encoding ketoacyl-ACP synthase III — encoded protein: MTRYAQILSTGSYVPERIVTNAEIDQMLGESTSQWLLDNVGIVERRWMSPEQTTSDLIVEASRKALQKVGVSPAEIDLIIVSTDTPDYLSPSTSIVVQHKLGAENAGCYDVNSACAGWVTALDQGARYLATEESFRYVLVAGGYGMSRYINQSDKKTANLFADGAGATLLGVGDSPGFLASNLLAKGEYHDALGIYCGGASHPATAENIAEHGKPVVEFVKKFPKTFNTEYWPKLMQGALDKVGLSFDDIDLYLFTQLNLRTIEYMIDLLGQPIEKTHWVMHKWGYTGSPCVIMALDDAIEQGRGPKPGEKILFCASGGGISMAASVWQWTTG
- a CDS encoding glucose 1-dehydrogenase — translated: MRLKNKVCLITGGAAGIGKATAKRFAEEGAKVIIADLVKDAGRKTAAELGADFYKVDVADRQDVQKWVDAVAEKYGRIDVIINNAGVLRDGLFVKVKDGELISQMPEVNFDLVIDVNLKGVFNCAQAVAPYMIRQGGGAILNTTSIVGLDGNFGQTNYVASKAGVIGMTKVWARELGRHQIRVNAVAPGFTLTEMVKQMPEKVLDGMIAKTPMRRMGEPVDIANAFLFLASDEAAFISGVTLRVDGGIVVGT
- a CDS encoding transcriptional regulator, giving the protein MLIPQVIRTKITPPTPSVRDLYRQRVALALDEAIHYRLTLLHASAGYGKSTALTSLAQGDRPIIWYQITEDDNDLFVFLLHLLHATQLALPHIDNLPIPLIEGWDNIQDPLPIVEIIHQYLNALSSSLTEPTILVLDDIHLVADIPEIAHALDRLIGLAPSDLRVLLSSRLPVQLPNLSRWQVRGDVLSIDHNTLKFNREEISVLFAQQYEYQLTESEVDSLTQLTEGWAIALQLAWQSLRSGAVASIDEVMNRGGKSLGSLFEVLTQEVMQRQPEDIQEFLRISATLRVMTPNACDALRDASDSEALLDYLRRQELFIVDLGEEGLRFHHIFHRYLRGQTDVKQRQVWHQRAAHYCQKHTDFDTAIYHLFLAKDENQAANLLNSFGARLLATGRLDTLAAYLDNLSPETLHQHPALLSYLGDLARLHSRFQEALGWYQQAETLCMERGLTDGLGRSLRGQARVYLDTVSPSRAEELLQQALRISDGTADRESQARLYQLLAENKLNAGKVEDAEKLHQQAEALVREGPADSQLRIRVLLRTGRLAEAKKQLEKLAESEQQDPVHTPRAHRETQLLLSIIYAMQGDAQKAYRSALEGIQRGEEFNSPFVTAVGHMRLGHALMLLSETKEYAQSREQFEKAIEISRTLAIPRLRVEAYWGLCRTYGYQDNLIEARKVAQEGIELANLAGDEWNASLARLTMGANLTLAELYEEAADWLGQAVRGFRECSDPFGTNAARLWLCLGWYRQNDMERLSQTLPDLLATCRQHTYDYLFTRPTLLGLPNERLAVPLLILAREHGWEGTYPKNLLSALGLGEIKSHPGYQLRVHTLGAFQAWRGEQEIPHNGWRREKTRQLFQILLTYRQNPLNRDQLCEYLWPGMDPETSQRNFKVALNTLYNVLEPHRKPGSESTYIVREGTSYTLRPEADLWLDAAQFVQKIHQAEKNLSQNPQQAMTLMTVALGLYQGEYLPNARYETWAAAEREQLSVLYLRTADQYCELSLKENKLEETIELCQQILSYDNCWERAYRYLMLAYDKLGDHGQVARTYQRCLDTLNNELDVRPAPETEELYRRLTGNE
- a CDS encoding SGNH/GDSL hydrolase family protein; the encoded protein is MKLQPHSRLLFIGDSITDCGRRFPVGEGAFDQALGDGFVSLVDAALTAVYPDYAIHTINMGISGNTIRDLKARWQTDVLDLQPDWLVIKIGINDVWQHLSQTFWSGQNISLAEYAQTLDQLVLQTRSRLRGLIVMTPYFLDLDHQEPMRVMMDRFGAAAKEVAARHQALLADTQAAFDVALQSMDPMQLAMDHVHPNLVGHMILARAFLREIKFAWER